The Staphylothermus marinus F1 genome has a segment encoding these proteins:
- a CDS encoding nucleotidyltransferase domain-containing protein, whose product MVREKILRKPEYREIVYSEKQWKILRELRKEAINILETLAKRGIQGLVHGSIARGDVWEGSDIDVFIPYTVPSYIIEYTLESAGYRIYARYIVIATPSSTPKAYIVLDEYERKNISFPLAKLKPREYEFYKFGGILDLKGLKENRRVPGVDKRLVLIEPTKNGHRESPVMGYENIVAEKLGISIDTVLERVRVLSRRDKIGRTGVFVKYELSPEEVFEEALEKIMRRNPLVRRALKDRF is encoded by the coding sequence ATGGTTAGAGAAAAAATATTGAGAAAACCAGAGTATAGAGAAATAGTTTATAGTGAAAAACAATGGAAAATCCTTAGAGAGTTGAGAAAAGAAGCAATTAATATTCTCGAAACACTCGCTAAAAGAGGGATCCAGGGATTAGTTCACGGCAGTATTGCTAGAGGGGATGTATGGGAAGGTAGCGACATAGATGTTTTCATACCCTACACTGTTCCCAGTTATATTATTGAATATACTCTGGAATCTGCTGGTTATAGAATATATGCTAGATACATAGTAATAGCAACTCCTTCAAGTACACCTAAAGCATACATAGTTCTAGACGAATATGAAAGAAAAAATATTAGTTTTCCATTGGCAAAGCTTAAGCCCCGCGAATACGAATTCTATAAGTTTGGCGGAATACTTGACCTTAAAGGATTAAAGGAAAATAGAAGAGTGCCTGGTGTTGATAAGAGACTAGTATTGATAGAGCCGACAAAGAATGGCCACAGAGAATCGCCGGTTATGGGTTATGAAAACATCGTTGCTGAAAAACTTGGAATAAGCATAGATACTGTTCTCGAAAGAGTAAGAGTTCTTAGTAGAAGAGATAAAATAGGTCGCACAGGAGTATTTGTTAAATACGAGTTAAGCCCCGAAGAAGTATTTGAAGAAGCACTAGAAAAGATTATGCGTAGAAACCCCTTAGTAAGAAGAGCTCTTAAGGATCGTTTTTAA
- a CDS encoding UDP-N-acetylglucosamine--N-acetylmuramyl-(pentapeptide) pyrophosphoryl-undecaprenol N-acetylglucosamine transferase has protein sequence MVHYKSILLIASGGGHTGYIVGVAEKLRSKSSELTIDIVIPCGDLWSQTLLEKYADRILCVPKPRLPGENFVQLLRNIPSAIYYSLRRIKQYNIVVASGSNHSLAPALISMLKGSKLYVIESHDRFVTKGKTVALLSSIGGETVLHWDEQKKLYPRGHVFGPIVRQKKYESIDKGYILAIGGFEGNKKLYDILVETELENVVLQTGRVDPEIYRSKRPEWIVFRFDPDLDKWIAGAKVVIGHNSVTILEAAVTYRKPVVLLWNPKWKAAATKKDVEIFARKINGVFLDELSRDKLLDAIEKAIKNKPPQYMNGADKFAEYLIENIV, from the coding sequence ATGGTTCACTATAAGAGTATACTATTAATTGCTAGTGGCGGCGGACACACAGGTTACATTGTCGGTGTTGCTGAGAAACTTCGTAGTAAAAGTAGTGAATTAACTATTGATATCGTTATTCCATGCGGTGATTTATGGAGTCAGACATTATTGGAGAAATATGCTGATAGAATATTATGTGTTCCGAAGCCTCGTTTGCCTGGAGAAAATTTTGTTCAACTACTACGTAATATTCCATCCGCCATATATTATTCGCTCAGAAGAATCAAACAATATAATATAGTTGTTGCCAGTGGAAGCAACCACTCTTTAGCACCAGCTCTTATATCAATGCTTAAAGGTAGTAAACTCTATGTTATAGAGAGCCATGATAGATTTGTTACGAAAGGAAAAACTGTTGCATTATTATCGAGTATTGGTGGAGAAACAGTTCTACACTGGGATGAGCAGAAGAAACTTTATCCAAGAGGACACGTTTTTGGACCAATTGTTAGACAGAAGAAATATGAGAGTATAGATAAAGGATACATTTTAGCAATAGGCGGTTTTGAAGGGAATAAGAAACTATATGATATACTGGTTGAGACAGAGCTGGAAAACGTTGTTCTCCAAACAGGCCGTGTCGACCCGGAAATATATAGGTCTAAGAGACCTGAATGGATAGTTTTCCGTTTCGACCCAGACCTTGATAAATGGATTGCTGGAGCCAAAGTCGTCATAGGACATAATAGTGTCACCATACTTGAAGCAGCTGTAACTTATAGGAAGCCCGTTGTTCTCTTATGGAACCCGAAGTGGAAAGCCGCCGCTACAAAGAAGGATGTAGAAATATTTGCTAGAAAAATTAATGGTGTATTTCTAGATGAGCTTTCAAGAGATAAATTACTGGATGCTATAGAGAAAGCAATTAAAAATAAACCTCCACAATATATGAACGGAGCAGATAAATTCGCTGAATATTTGATAGAAAATATAGTGTAG
- a CDS encoding pyridoxal-phosphate dependent enzyme, with amino-acid sequence MAKKEAYWYCPKCGFKESIWNNYYWKCPKCGSPIEIIYDKTFEPRGNGLHRYSSLFPFKPVKTVGEGGTPLVVDEENNAKLLFKLEYLNPSGSFKDRGTALAIGYGYLLGYKSVVEDTSGNTGISVTLYSRVYGLKPLIIMPKNAPLGKKKLVKLLGGEIIEAKNRGEASKIVSNYVKSSYYVAHIWSYFYIIGASTISYEVYEEYGVPDYMIVPVGSGGLFLGLMNGFEYLYTQGLIRHVPKPVVVQGYSVQPVYEKLYGEKIAGEESDLADGIMVPEPPRINEILEYIGKYNGKIVLVGNSEIKQALQELLDKGFIVEPTSATVYAAYKKMIDEFRGKEVLLPLTGSGLKMVS; translated from the coding sequence ATGGCCAAAAAAGAAGCTTATTGGTATTGTCCGAAATGCGGCTTCAAAGAATCTATTTGGAACAATTACTATTGGAAATGTCCTAAGTGTGGTTCACCTATCGAGATAATATATGATAAAACATTTGAACCTCGAGGAAACGGATTACATAGATATAGTTCATTATTTCCTTTTAAACCCGTTAAAACGGTTGGTGAGGGAGGAACACCCCTAGTTGTAGATGAGGAGAACAATGCTAAGTTATTATTTAAGCTGGAATACCTTAATCCCTCAGGGAGCTTCAAGGATCGAGGAACAGCGCTTGCTATCGGATATGGTTATCTTTTAGGATATAAATCTGTAGTGGAGGATACAAGTGGAAATACAGGTATATCTGTTACTTTATACTCTAGAGTATATGGATTAAAACCTTTGATCATAATGCCTAAAAATGCTCCTCTAGGGAAAAAGAAGCTAGTCAAATTATTGGGTGGTGAAATAATTGAGGCTAAAAATAGAGGTGAAGCTTCTAAAATTGTTTCAAACTATGTTAAGTCCTCATATTATGTAGCTCATATATGGAGCTACTTCTACATAATTGGTGCTTCAACTATTTCTTATGAAGTATATGAGGAATATGGTGTACCCGATTATATGATTGTACCAGTGGGTTCGGGTGGATTATTCCTAGGATTAATGAATGGTTTTGAGTATCTATATACTCAGGGATTAATAAGACATGTTCCGAAACCAGTTGTTGTTCAGGGATATAGTGTTCAGCCAGTATACGAGAAACTATATGGTGAAAAAATCGCTGGTGAAGAATCGGATCTAGCTGATGGTATAATGGTTCCTGAACCTCCCCGTATCAATGAGATATTAGAGTATATTGGAAAATATAATGGCAAAATAGTTCTTGTAGGAAATAGTGAAATTAAACAAGCCCTTCAAGAACTATTAGATAAAGGATTCATTGTTGAACCAACCTCAGCCACAGTATATGCTGCATATAAGAAGATGATAGATGAATTTAGAGGTAAAGAAGTATTATTACCACTAACAGGTTCAGGATTAAAAATGGTTAGCTAA
- a CDS encoding mRNA surveillance protein pelota → MKILEKDLRKGYLKILPEDQDDLWALYNIIKPLDRVTATTSRDIKHGETSSSRRIPMTLTIEVKTLEFQPFTERLRIRGIVVEGPERYGVKGHYHTLNIEPGKPLIIWKEKWSENELEIISRFTSRKQKVLLATFDYDEAAIALLTEQGIRLLEEFTSNIPGKREPVLFQKGLEKYLSSIAEKILDYINKFQVDIVVIASPGDLQKRVARIIKEKKPVNIITDTVSIGGQSGIRELLRRDSVREAVKETNIIKAQRILDEFHKNLSKNPDMVAYGIDDVEYAVKYNAVDKLLVSEELLRIYDEEVRRRVSSILNEAYKRRAEIIIVPHNSDVGLEVEGLGGIVALLRYPLKKPLNN, encoded by the coding sequence ATGAAGATACTTGAGAAAGATTTGAGGAAGGGATATTTAAAAATATTGCCGGAAGATCAAGATGATCTATGGGCTTTATATAATATTATTAAGCCATTAGATAGGGTTACAGCTACAACTTCTAGAGACATTAAACATGGAGAAACAAGTAGTAGTCGAAGAATACCTATGACGTTAACGATTGAAGTGAAAACATTAGAGTTTCAGCCTTTCACAGAAAGATTAAGAATAAGAGGTATAGTTGTTGAAGGACCTGAAAGATACGGTGTAAAAGGGCATTATCACACATTAAACATTGAACCCGGTAAACCCTTGATAATATGGAAAGAGAAATGGAGTGAGAATGAATTAGAGATAATATCTAGATTTACCAGTAGAAAACAAAAAGTACTTTTAGCAACTTTCGATTATGATGAAGCAGCTATAGCTTTGTTGACAGAGCAAGGGATACGGTTATTAGAAGAATTCACATCTAATATTCCAGGTAAGAGAGAACCCGTATTATTTCAGAAAGGATTAGAAAAATATTTGTCAAGTATAGCGGAGAAAATACTCGATTACATAAACAAGTTTCAAGTAGATATAGTTGTAATTGCTAGTCCAGGAGATCTTCAGAAAAGAGTTGCTAGAATAATTAAGGAGAAGAAACCAGTCAATATAATCACGGATACAGTATCTATAGGGGGTCAGAGCGGGATTAGAGAATTATTGAGAAGGGATAGTGTTCGCGAGGCAGTTAAGGAAACAAATATTATTAAGGCTCAGAGAATTCTGGATGAATTCCATAAAAATTTATCGAAGAACCCAGATATGGTTGCGTATGGAATCGATGATGTAGAGTATGCTGTTAAATATAATGCTGTGGATAAGCTATTGGTTTCAGAAGAGCTCTTGAGAATATATGATGAAGAGGTTAGGAGAAGAGTGTCTAGTATTTTAAACGAGGCATATAAGAGGAGAGCGGAAATAATAATTGTTCCCCATAATAGTGATGTTGGTTTGGAAGTTGAAGGTTTAGGAGGTATAGTTGCTCTTCTTCGTTATCCATTGAAGAAACCTTTAAATAATTAA
- a CDS encoding DNA-directed DNA polymerase encodes MSEKINLEFYFLDNSYEVIGNEPHIIIWGITRDGRRVLLRDRRFRPYFYAILKDKVNIEDLARKIRTYSDPKSPIIGVEPVEKKYFGRKVSALKIITMIPEYVRKYREKIKSLPEVLEVVEADIRFSIRYIIDHDLRPCGWHVAEVVEVPKKPIYRVDAEYEIIGDIKPLEQTLQPDLRIIAFDIEVYNKSGTPRPQTDPIIIIGIMNNNGDIKQFLANKYDDKISVEEFVNYVKTFDPDIIVGYNTDGFDWPYLIERSKYIGVKLDVTRRVGATPRTSTYGHISVPGRLNTDLYHFAEEIPEVKVKSLENVAEYLGVMKKSERVIIEYIDIPKYWDDEKLRPKLLQYNIDDVKSTYGLAEKFLPFAMQLSNITGLPLDQVGAASVGFRLEWYLMREAFRYGELVPNRVERAAESYRGAVVLKPVKGVHENIAVLDFSSMYPNIMIKYNVGPDTIVRNEKCNPDKHNIAPEVGHCFRKEPPGFFKRVLETLLRLRKQIKSEMKKYPPTSYEYRLLDERQKAVKVLANATYGYMGWIHARWYCRECAEAVTAWGRQTIKSAIELARKLGLKVIYGDTDSLFVTYDKDKVEKLIELIQTKLGFEIKIDKIYKRVFFTEAKKRYAGLLEDGRIDIVGFEAVRGDWAEIAKEVQEKVTEILLKENSIDKAIEYVRQVIADLKAGKIPLDKLIIWKTLSKRIEEYSVDAPHVVAAKKLIKAGIKVSTNDKIGYVILKGGGKISSRAEPYIFVKDPKLIDTEYYVDHQIVPAALRILNYFGVTETQLKRAAASAGQKSLFDFFGGKK; translated from the coding sequence TTGAGTGAGAAAATAAACTTGGAATTCTACTTTCTCGATAATAGCTATGAAGTTATTGGTAATGAACCACACATAATAATATGGGGTATAACAAGGGATGGTAGAAGAGTATTATTGAGAGATCGAAGATTTCGCCCATACTTCTATGCTATCTTAAAAGACAAAGTTAACATTGAGGATTTAGCTAGAAAAATAAGAACATATTCTGATCCAAAATCCCCAATCATAGGTGTAGAACCTGTCGAAAAGAAGTATTTTGGAAGAAAAGTTAGTGCATTAAAAATAATAACGATGATACCGGAATATGTGAGAAAATACAGGGAGAAAATCAAGTCTTTGCCTGAAGTATTAGAAGTTGTTGAGGCAGATATACGTTTTAGTATTAGATACATCATCGATCACGATCTTAGGCCTTGTGGCTGGCATGTAGCAGAAGTGGTGGAAGTACCGAAAAAACCGATATACAGGGTTGATGCAGAATATGAAATAATAGGTGATATAAAGCCTTTAGAGCAAACTCTCCAACCAGATTTAAGAATTATAGCGTTTGATATAGAAGTATATAATAAGTCAGGAACACCTAGACCCCAAACAGATCCTATAATAATTATTGGTATTATGAACAATAATGGTGATATAAAACAGTTCCTAGCAAATAAATACGATGATAAAATTAGTGTTGAAGAGTTCGTGAACTATGTGAAAACATTTGATCCAGACATTATAGTCGGATATAATACTGACGGATTTGATTGGCCATACCTTATTGAACGATCAAAATATATCGGTGTAAAACTAGATGTAACTAGAAGAGTAGGCGCAACACCTAGAACAAGCACTTACGGACACATCTCTGTGCCTGGAAGACTAAATACAGACCTATATCATTTCGCCGAGGAAATACCGGAAGTTAAAGTTAAATCTCTCGAGAATGTCGCGGAATACTTGGGAGTTATGAAGAAATCTGAGAGGGTAATTATTGAATACATAGATATCCCCAAGTACTGGGATGATGAAAAACTTAGACCAAAGCTTCTGCAATACAATATAGATGATGTTAAGTCAACATATGGTTTAGCAGAAAAATTCCTACCATTCGCTATGCAGTTATCAAACATTACAGGATTACCCCTAGATCAAGTTGGAGCTGCCAGCGTCGGTTTTAGGCTAGAATGGTATCTTATGCGTGAAGCATTCAGGTATGGAGAACTAGTACCTAACAGGGTTGAAAGAGCGGCTGAAAGTTATCGTGGCGCAGTTGTGCTTAAACCTGTTAAAGGAGTTCATGAAAACATAGCTGTGCTAGACTTTTCAAGCATGTATCCAAACATTATGATCAAATACAATGTTGGTCCAGACACTATTGTTCGCAACGAGAAATGTAATCCAGATAAACATAATATAGCGCCGGAAGTAGGACATTGCTTCAGAAAAGAACCTCCTGGATTCTTTAAGAGAGTTCTTGAAACACTTCTAAGATTAAGAAAACAGATCAAGTCTGAAATGAAAAAATATCCTCCCACAAGCTATGAGTATAGATTACTCGATGAAAGACAGAAAGCAGTAAAAGTACTAGCTAATGCAACATATGGTTATATGGGATGGATTCATGCTAGATGGTATTGCCGAGAATGCGCAGAAGCTGTTACAGCATGGGGTAGACAAACAATAAAGTCAGCAATAGAACTTGCTAGAAAACTAGGTTTAAAAGTAATATACGGAGATACAGACTCCCTATTTGTAACATACGATAAAGATAAAGTTGAAAAACTCATAGAGCTTATTCAAACAAAGCTTGGATTCGAAATCAAAATTGACAAGATCTATAAAAGAGTCTTCTTTACAGAAGCAAAGAAAAGATATGCAGGGCTTCTAGAGGATGGCAGAATAGATATAGTTGGCTTCGAAGCCGTTAGGGGTGATTGGGCGGAAATAGCCAAAGAGGTCCAGGAAAAAGTAACAGAGATCCTTTTGAAGGAGAACAGTATTGATAAAGCTATAGAGTACGTGAGACAAGTAATTGCTGATCTAAAAGCTGGAAAGATACCATTGGATAAATTAATAATATGGAAAACATTATCGAAGAGAATAGAAGAATACAGTGTGGATGCACCACACGTTGTGGCCGCGAAAAAACTCATTAAAGCAGGTATTAAGGTCAGTACAAATGATAAGATAGGATATGTAATCCTTAAAGGCGGAGGCAAAATATCTAGTAGGGCAGAACCATATATCTTCGTAAAGGATCCTAAGCTTATAGATACAGAATACTATGTCGATCACCAAATAGTTCCTGCAGCTCTTAGAATATTAAATTATTTCGGAGTTACAGAAACGCAGCTGAAGAGAGCAGCTGCTTCTGCTGGTCAAAAAAGCTTGTTTGATTTCTTTGGTGGTAAAAAATAG
- a CDS encoding glycosyltransferase family 39 protein, whose amino-acid sequence MTDKYNMAIYVFLLIIVLFAAFQYYSLALKLTQMEIERHGKGYVSDEVWYVPSARNILRKTLGIIPSLPGGKYGASIIYNGNIEIAWIRKIAIKYNVSVVDENYHKIKAFYVESNNLNNINAFIQNISEYYSISDIVYGWRIPDADGINEYLNLEHPPLVKYLIALSILYLGDYPLYWRVPNIIAGALIVFFVFLSIRKLTNNPWLGLIASLLVSVDPIMRYLSSIALLDVFVALFSVITFYLAITRKYMFSILLAIIGSTAKFNTLFVLIPVYLLYIRRELKKDNSFINFIYYTTLFFLVTFGSFLAIQALISIPIINIIGFESWLNQSIFGAIKWHTSVKCAGAACPASSAPWDWFLGANGFVLYYISSNDKLVALGYWPLWALALAFSILFIPAYRIDRKTSYSWLFLLGILSGYILLWIIGGRTQYSFYSVQLAPFVYSFLAPLTTYIIVQKEKILYVLNDWYKLFKYLWRIVVELLTS is encoded by the coding sequence TTGACCGACAAATACAATATGGCAATATATGTTTTTCTCCTGATAATAGTCTTATTTGCGGCTTTTCAATATTATTCACTAGCCTTAAAATTGACACAGATGGAAATAGAGAGGCATGGTAAGGGATATGTATCAGATGAAGTTTGGTATGTTCCCAGTGCTCGCAACATTCTAAGGAAAACTCTAGGAATAATACCTAGTTTACCTGGAGGAAAATATGGTGCCAGCATTATTTATAATGGAAACATAGAGATTGCATGGATTAGAAAAATTGCTATAAAATATAATGTCTCGGTTGTAGACGAAAATTATCATAAAATAAAAGCATTCTATGTTGAATCCAATAATTTAAACAACATTAATGCTTTCATACAAAACATATCTGAGTATTATAGTATTAGCGATATAGTTTATGGTTGGAGAATACCAGATGCAGATGGTATAAATGAGTATTTAAACCTTGAGCACCCCCCACTTGTTAAGTATTTGATAGCATTATCTATTTTATACCTAGGAGATTATCCCCTTTACTGGCGGGTTCCCAATATTATTGCAGGTGCCCTTATTGTATTCTTTGTGTTTCTTTCTATTCGTAAACTAACTAATAATCCTTGGTTAGGTCTCATAGCATCTCTTCTCGTCTCCGTAGATCCTATTATGAGGTATTTATCGAGTATTGCTTTATTAGATGTATTTGTAGCGTTGTTTTCTGTGATCACTTTTTATCTAGCTATCACTCGTAAATACATGTTTTCAATTTTATTAGCAATAATAGGCTCTACAGCTAAATTTAATACATTATTTGTATTAATACCTGTGTATTTACTTTATATTCGGAGAGAATTGAAAAAAGATAATAGTTTTATTAACTTCATCTATTACACTACTCTATTCTTCCTAGTAACCTTCGGATCATTTCTAGCGATTCAAGCATTGATATCAATACCTATAATAAACATTATAGGCTTCGAATCGTGGCTTAACCAATCCATTTTTGGAGCTATCAAATGGCATACTAGCGTTAAATGTGCAGGAGCTGCTTGTCCCGCTAGTTCGGCGCCTTGGGACTGGTTTTTAGGGGCCAACGGGTTTGTCCTATACTATATTTCTAGCAACGACAAACTAGTAGCACTTGGATACTGGCCTTTATGGGCGTTAGCGTTGGCTTTTAGCATCCTATTTATTCCTGCTTATAGAATTGATAGGAAGACATCTTATTCATGGTTATTTTTGCTGGGAATCCTATCTGGCTATATACTATTATGGATTATTGGAGGACGAACGCAATATAGTTTTTATAGTGTACAATTAGCTCCATTCGTATACTCATTTCTAGCGCCTTTAACCACGTATATAATAGTACAAAAAGAAAAGATTCTATATGTTCTAAATGATTGGTATAAATTATTCAAATATTTGTGGAGAATAGTGGTCGAGTTATTAACCAGTTAA
- a CDS encoding site-2 protease family protein, whose product MLLMVFSVMISSWALLNILYVHFRESFERRGFKLYYGLVLVYKRSKKIRQSSIVRKISYVSILLFILALIFFYYSMILGLMARAGLVSNVARPMLLIPGVNIVGDHLFYFILMIIIAAIIHEFAHAYTARSYNIRVKSLGFAIVLFIPLAFTEIDEEDAAKSPRKARIATLAAGPASNFILGLLFMYLFILAVSPTTLVIEQVLPGSLADKYGLKPGSILLSINGTPATRDVLRHYLEINNNTYLVLTIINPSGAMENITIYKPANTSLLGVYLWVGPNIVLVKLFGAWFSIVLTKLLYWGMIVNVGLALVNAAPLFISDGGRIAYELLGSRIGHMINFLSLLILVLAVAGP is encoded by the coding sequence GTGTTGCTCATGGTATTCTCGGTAATGATATCTTCTTGGGCATTGCTTAATATATTATATGTTCATTTTAGAGAATCGTTTGAGCGTAGAGGATTTAAACTATATTATGGGTTAGTACTTGTATATAAGAGGAGCAAAAAGATTAGACAATCAAGTATTGTTAGGAAAATCTCTTATGTATCGATATTATTGTTCATATTAGCGCTCATATTTTTCTATTATTCCATGATTCTTGGTTTAATGGCTAGGGCAGGATTGGTGAGTAATGTTGCACGACCAATGCTTTTAATTCCTGGTGTAAATATTGTTGGTGATCACTTATTCTATTTTATATTAATGATTATTATTGCTGCTATTATACATGAGTTTGCACATGCATATACGGCTAGATCTTATAATATACGTGTTAAATCGCTGGGTTTTGCAATAGTGTTGTTTATACCATTAGCTTTCACGGAAATAGATGAAGAAGATGCTGCGAAATCTCCGCGTAAGGCTAGAATAGCAACACTAGCTGCGGGTCCAGCATCTAATTTTATACTTGGTTTGTTGTTCATGTATTTATTTATTTTAGCAGTATCTCCGACAACTCTGGTTATAGAACAGGTATTGCCTGGGAGCTTAGCGGATAAGTATGGTTTGAAGCCGGGCTCCATACTTTTATCTATTAATGGGACCCCGGCTACTAGAGATGTTCTGCGGCATTATTTAGAGATAAATAACAATACGTATTTAGTGTTAACAATAATTAATCCTAGTGGAGCCATGGAAAATATTACTATTTATAAGCCCGCCAATACTTCATTGTTAGGAGTATATCTATGGGTAGGGCCAAATATTGTGTTGGTAAAATTGTTTGGAGCATGGTTTTCCATAGTATTAACTAAATTATTGTATTGGGGAATGATTGTTAATGTTGGCTTAGCCCTAGTTAATGCTGCTCCACTATTCATAAGTGATGGTGGAAGAATAGCATATGAGTTGTTGGGAAGCAGGATCGGGCATATGATTAATTTCTTAAGCCTACTAATACTTGTCCTCGCAGTAGCAGGCCCATGA